One window of the Streptomyces sp. NBC_00259 genome contains the following:
- a CDS encoding SigE family RNA polymerase sigma factor, giving the protein MNALHSTTSSAVVTRLHDVVRSTEKSGAVNGRGCVRGAGRQHKPSYMTVVDAKAEGTHGGSAYGEATGERGGLTERADAEAAFTAYVQERRASLYATAYHLTGDRYEAEDLLQSALFSTYRAWDRISDKAAVGGYLRRTMTNLHISAWRRRKIDEYPTEELPETVGDTDAMRGTELRAVLWQALARLPELQRTMLVLRYYEGRTDPEIAEILGISVGTVKSSIWRSLRRLREDDVLSFGRDEEESFGELVA; this is encoded by the coding sequence ATGAACGCACTGCACAGCACCACTTCAAGCGCAGTTGTCACGCGTCTCCACGACGTCGTGCGGAGCACGGAGAAGTCCGGCGCCGTGAACGGGCGGGGGTGCGTTCGCGGCGCCGGGCGTCAGCACAAGCCGTCGTACATGACGGTCGTTGACGCGAAGGCCGAGGGCACACACGGGGGAAGCGCGTACGGGGAGGCCACGGGGGAACGGGGCGGCCTGACGGAGCGGGCGGACGCGGAAGCGGCCTTCACCGCCTACGTCCAGGAGCGCCGCGCCTCCCTGTACGCGACCGCGTACCACCTGACCGGTGACCGGTACGAGGCGGAGGACCTGCTGCAGAGCGCGCTGTTCTCCACGTACCGGGCCTGGGACAGGATCAGCGACAAGGCCGCGGTCGGCGGCTATCTGCGCCGCACCATGACGAATCTGCACATCAGCGCCTGGCGCCGGCGCAAGATCGACGAGTACCCGACCGAGGAGCTCCCCGAGACGGTGGGCGACACGGACGCGATGCGCGGCACGGAGCTGCGGGCGGTGCTGTGGCAGGCGCTGGCGCGGCTGCCCGAGCTGCAGCGCACCATGCTGGTGCTGCGCTACTACGAGGGCCGTACGGACCCGGAGATCGCGGAGATCCTCGGCATCAGTGTCGGCACGGTGAAGTCCAGCATCTGGCGGTCGCTCCGCCGGCTGCGCGAGGACGACGTCCTCAGCTTCGGCCGTGACGAGGAAGAGTCCTTCGGCGAGCTGGTGGCCTGA
- a CDS encoding uridine kinase — MSSQPPPTRVVLLSGPSGSGKSSLAARSGLPVLRLDDFYKEADDPTLPLVTGTTDIDWDSPASWDADAAVAAVVELCRTGRTTVPVYDIATSSRIGRESLAVERTPLFVAEGIFAADIITRCQDLDVLADALCLRGRPSTTFRRRLLRDLREGRKSVLFLLRRGWRLMRAERGIVARQTTLGAHPCDKAEALGRLAAAAAGRCRRSPAPTAGEAARQRT, encoded by the coding sequence GTGAGTTCCCAACCCCCGCCGACACGCGTCGTCCTGCTCTCCGGACCCTCCGGCTCCGGAAAGTCGTCCCTCGCCGCCCGCTCCGGCCTCCCGGTGCTGCGCCTCGACGACTTCTACAAGGAGGCGGACGACCCCACCCTCCCGCTGGTCACGGGCACCACGGACATCGACTGGGACTCCCCCGCCTCCTGGGACGCCGACGCCGCCGTCGCCGCGGTCGTCGAGCTGTGCCGTACGGGACGGACGACCGTGCCCGTCTACGACATCGCCACCAGCTCCCGGATCGGCCGTGAGAGCCTCGCCGTCGAACGCACGCCGCTGTTCGTCGCCGAGGGCATCTTCGCGGCGGACATCATCACCCGCTGCCAGGACCTCGACGTGCTCGCCGACGCGCTCTGCCTGCGCGGCCGCCCCTCGACCACGTTCCGCCGCCGGTTGCTGCGCGACCTCCGCGAGGGCCGCAAGTCCGTTCTCTTCCTGCTCCGCCGCGGCTGGCGCCTGATGCGCGCCGAACGCGGCATCGTCGCCCGCCAGACCACCCTCGGCGCCCACCCCTGCGACAAGGCCGAGGCCCTCGGCCGCCTCGCCGCCGCGGCGGCGGGCCGCTGCCGCCGCTCACCGGCGCCCACGGCCGGGGAAGCGGCCCGGCAACGCACGTAG